Proteins from a single region of Candidatus Neomarinimicrobiota bacterium:
- a CDS encoding peptide chain release factor 3 — translation MSTDTLTKTTKKPNQLEREVNRRRTFAIISHPDAGKTTLTEKFLLYGGAIHEAGSIKSRKARKYAASDWMTIEQERGISVTSSVMRFEYRDIKYNLLDTPGHKDFSEDTLRTLIAADNALMVIDVAKGVEEQTEKLFEVCKMRHIPIITFVNKCDRVGLEPLEVLSDIESNLGIQAVPATWPMGRGKHFQGIYVVSEDAVHLYDKAEHGTQKAATEIVSLEEAVAQSTIPASELEQFEEEVLLIQDELEQIEKDAFLNGEVTPVFFGSALNNFGVDLFLDHFSGWAQSPQPYKTADDNIRDLDRSFSGFIFKLQANMNPDHRDCAAFVRVTSGKFERGKEVTHDRTGKTVRLSTPHTLMGDERDILEEAYPGDVIALFNPGEFQIGDALYTNDPAEFNVIPLFSPEHFLRVSTKEPFKRKQLREGLKQLSEEGVVHVFEVPDGVGNELLLGTVGVLQFDVVKHRMKTEYNTELNTTAVPYTFARWLPSDEKVIGDLKSSYFTHVTKDMEGNPIVLFESRYALEKAEDKVGAENLYKYKQH, via the coding sequence ATGTCGACAGATACACTGACAAAAACCACCAAAAAACCGAATCAGCTTGAGCGCGAGGTGAACCGCCGCCGGACGTTCGCGATAATCTCCCACCCGGATGCCGGGAAGACGACCCTCACGGAGAAATTTCTCCTCTACGGTGGTGCTATCCATGAGGCTGGCTCCATCAAGAGCCGAAAGGCCCGGAAATACGCCGCCTCCGACTGGATGACCATCGAGCAGGAGCGTGGGATTTCCGTTACCTCCTCTGTCATGCGGTTCGAGTATAGAGATATTAAATACAACCTGCTGGATACGCCCGGACATAAGGATTTTTCCGAGGATACGCTTCGGACGCTCATTGCCGCGGACAACGCCCTGATGGTCATCGACGTGGCCAAGGGTGTGGAGGAGCAGACCGAGAAACTGTTCGAGGTCTGTAAGATGCGACATATCCCGATTATCACCTTCGTGAACAAGTGCGATCGAGTCGGACTGGAGCCGCTGGAAGTCCTGAGCGACATCGAGAGCAACCTCGGCATTCAGGCGGTACCGGCCACCTGGCCCATGGGACGCGGGAAGCATTTCCAGGGCATCTACGTTGTGTCGGAAGATGCCGTCCACCTCTATGATAAGGCAGAACACGGTACTCAGAAGGCTGCTACGGAGATTGTATCTCTGGAAGAAGCGGTTGCACAATCCACAATTCCGGCCTCCGAACTGGAGCAATTTGAGGAAGAAGTGTTGCTCATTCAGGATGAATTAGAGCAGATTGAGAAGGACGCCTTCCTCAATGGCGAAGTGACACCGGTCTTTTTCGGTTCGGCACTGAACAATTTCGGCGTGGATCTGTTCCTGGATCACTTTTCCGGATGGGCCCAATCGCCGCAACCGTATAAGACAGCCGATGATAATATTCGCGACCTGGACAGGAGTTTCTCCGGATTTATCTTTAAGCTCCAGGCCAACATGAATCCGGATCACCGGGACTGTGCGGCGTTTGTCCGCGTCACCTCCGGCAAGTTCGAACGCGGGAAGGAAGTGACCCATGATCGCACCGGCAAAACCGTGCGACTCTCTACACCGCATACGCTGATGGGTGACGAGCGGGACATCCTGGAAGAGGCGTATCCCGGCGATGTCATAGCGTTGTTTAATCCCGGCGAATTCCAGATTGGGGATGCGCTCTATACAAATGATCCGGCCGAATTCAACGTAATTCCGCTGTTCTCGCCGGAACATTTTCTCCGGGTCTCCACCAAGGAACCGTTCAAGCGGAAGCAACTCCGGGAAGGCCTGAAACAGCTCTCGGAAGAGGGCGTAGTCCACGTCTTTGAAGTACCGGACGGCGTTGGGAATGAATTGCTGCTGGGAACCGTCGGCGTCTTACAGTTCGACGTGGTGAAACACCGCATGAAAACCGAATACAACACAGAATTGAACACCACGGCAGTCCCGTATACCTTTGCCCGGTGGCTGCCAAGCGATGAAAAAGTCATCGGAGACCTGAAGTCGAGTTACTTTACCCATGTCACCAAAGATATGGAAGGGAATCCGATTGTGTTGTTCGAGAGCCGGTACGCCCTTGAAAAGGCCGAAGATAAAGTGGGCGCGGAAAACCTCTACAAGTATAAGCAGCACTGA
- a CDS encoding outer membrane lipoprotein-sorting protein encodes MQRVLLGIVVTLVMVATVTAQQPDAREIVRKIDRLYRSESSYAEMEMHIVTPHWERTLRMKTWTQGTEKTFIRITAPKKEAGTATLRIGNEMWNFLPNTNKVMKIPPSMMMGSWMGSDFTNDDLVKEFSLLEDYTFELIDPEDAEDGYLYIQAEPKDGTPIIWGKQIIKIRAEDYIPVREEYYDEGGTLMRVMNFKDITTFDGRQIPAVMELIPQEEEGKRTELRYLDAEFNTDIDDNIFTLRNLRSY; translated from the coding sequence ATGCAACGAGTTTTGTTGGGAATTGTGGTAACACTGGTTATGGTGGCAACGGTGACCGCCCAGCAGCCGGATGCCCGGGAGATTGTCCGGAAAATAGATCGGCTGTACCGGAGCGAGTCCAGTTATGCGGAGATGGAGATGCATATCGTCACGCCGCACTGGGAACGGACGCTGCGGATGAAAACCTGGACCCAGGGAACGGAGAAGACGTTTATCCGGATTACCGCACCGAAAAAGGAAGCGGGTACGGCGACACTACGCATCGGGAACGAGATGTGGAATTTCTTGCCGAACACGAACAAGGTGATGAAAATTCCGCCGTCGATGATGATGGGCTCCTGGATGGGATCGGATTTTACCAATGATGACCTGGTGAAGGAGTTTTCGTTGCTGGAAGATTATACCTTCGAACTTATTGACCCTGAAGATGCGGAAGACGGGTACCTCTACATTCAGGCCGAACCGAAGGACGGTACCCCCATCATCTGGGGCAAACAGATAATCAAAATCCGGGCGGAAGATTATATCCCGGTTCGGGAGGAATATTACGACGAGGGCGGCACTTTGATGCGGGTGATGAACTTTAAGGATATTACTACTTTCGACGGGAGGCAAATTCCGGCAGTGATGGAACTAATTCCGCAGGAGGAAGAAGGCAAAAGAACCGAGCTGCGGTATCTGGACGCCGAGTTCAACACCGACATCGATGACAATATTTTTACCCTCCGCAACCTGCGCTCCTACTAA
- a CDS encoding T9SS type A sorting domain-containing protein — protein sequence MVKRFVVFVLALCGVLISSVSFAQLGEHRLPANAVITGIDFHNRNHGIITTADSLVYLVNVQNQDSVRFTPVNVLNMAYPDFASLIENPVWLNDSTVFITTYEGVGGDKYLKMSQDTGRTWQEVAYFSGLDYPGEYYAVGDSLLFFTITSDVVGSMGLYILDIYGEQGDWRDFHDIYSGGFTPINSDTVVFTTFTDSLAFYSISNDSLWFVETDLKSPRNRSPLFRLLEYAGDDILIGSTWWRDSPDEPDSLFRSTDGGKTWSFVLEGRRFTSFSQTRYTWIADIGSTLQVYQSRNQGGWWTELTSISGGKAFAPSSPVYYWIGADSGRVYQMWYGPNRVENLKNNSLPRSIEINAYPNPFNSSVTFRLQNLDPNTDYDVRVYNLLGQRIRTIFTGNPDNDALSLRWDGKAADGTAVGSGIYFIRVRTEGFRIHQKISLVR from the coding sequence ATGGTGAAGCGATTTGTCGTTTTCGTACTAGCATTGTGTGGTGTGCTCATCTCTTCGGTAAGTTTTGCCCAGTTGGGAGAGCATCGGCTCCCAGCCAACGCGGTGATCACTGGCATTGATTTTCACAATAGAAACCACGGAATCATCACAACAGCTGATTCATTGGTGTATCTCGTAAATGTTCAGAACCAGGATTCCGTGAGATTCACACCGGTCAATGTACTGAATATGGCATACCCGGATTTCGCCTCTCTGATTGAAAATCCGGTTTGGTTGAATGATTCAACGGTCTTTATTACGACATACGAAGGCGTCGGTGGAGATAAGTATCTCAAAATGAGCCAGGATACGGGAAGAACGTGGCAGGAGGTTGCGTATTTCAGCGGACTGGATTATCCCGGTGAATATTATGCTGTGGGTGATAGTCTGTTGTTCTTTACTATCACGAGTGATGTCGTGGGAAGTATGGGTTTATATATCCTCGATATATATGGTGAACAGGGCGATTGGAGGGATTTCCACGATATTTATTCCGGAGGTTTTACGCCTATCAATTCTGATACTGTTGTTTTTACAACGTTTACTGACTCGCTAGCATTTTACTCAATTTCGAACGATAGTCTGTGGTTTGTGGAAACCGATCTGAAAAGTCCGCGAAACCGCTCTCCGCTTTTTAGACTCCTTGAATATGCCGGCGACGATATATTAATCGGGTCAACATGGTGGCGGGATAGCCCGGACGAACCTGATTCTCTTTTTCGCAGTACCGATGGCGGTAAAACCTGGTCATTTGTCCTGGAAGGACGCCGATTTACATCGTTCAGTCAAACAAGGTATACCTGGATTGCTGATATTGGGAGTACCCTCCAGGTTTATCAATCCAGAAACCAGGGGGGATGGTGGACTGAATTAACTTCAATTTCAGGAGGGAAAGCATTTGCGCCGTCGAGTCCGGTTTACTATTGGATTGGAGCGGATTCCGGGCGTGTCTATCAAATGTGGTATGGGCCAAATCGTGTCGAAAATTTAAAGAACAATTCATTGCCGCGATCAATTGAGATCAACGCCTATCCCAACCCGTTTAACAGTTCGGTGACATTCCGGTTGCAGAACCTGGATCCGAACACGGATTATGACGTTCGCGTGTATAATCTATTGGGGCAACGGATACGCACCATCTTCACTGGGAATCCGGACAATGATGCGTTATCACTTCGCTGGGATGGGAAGGCCGCTGATGGAACCGCCGTCGGATCCGGTATCTATTTTATCCGGGTGCGGACGGAAGGATTCCGGATTCACCAGAAGATTTCGTTGGTTCGATAG
- a CDS encoding VOC family protein encodes MYGFCHIEIPTTNVEKSKQFYEQVFGWDTESIPDMNYTTFTPEDGPAGGFRTVDSIDDSKGVLVYIQVEEIEEMLDKIAQHGGEILKEKDAVADMGWEAHFADPSGVVMGIWEAKEEADSE; translated from the coding sequence ATGTACGGATTTTGTCATATCGAGATTCCTACCACAAATGTCGAAAAGTCAAAACAGTTTTATGAGCAGGTCTTCGGGTGGGATACCGAAAGCATACCGGATATGAATTATACGACGTTTACGCCTGAGGATGGGCCGGCCGGCGGATTTCGGACTGTCGACTCCATTGATGACTCCAAGGGTGTGCTGGTGTATATCCAGGTGGAAGAAATAGAGGAAATGTTGGATAAAATCGCTCAGCATGGTGGAGAAATTCTCAAGGAGAAGGATGCCGTCGCTGATATGGGATGGGAGGCGCACTTTGCCGATCCGTCCGGTGTCGTCATGGGTATTTGGGAGGCAAAGGAAGAGGCCGATTCCGAATAA
- a CDS encoding DUF2892 domain-containing protein, whose amino-acid sequence MNENTTDRVLRVIIGLVLLAIGIFGLQGTLAWILGIVGGILAVTGLTGFCLLYKLLGISTKKATEK is encoded by the coding sequence ATGAATGAAAACACAACTGATCGCGTACTTCGTGTCATTATTGGACTGGTTCTTTTAGCGATTGGCATATTTGGATTACAGGGTACGCTGGCATGGATTCTTGGAATTGTCGGTGGTATCCTTGCGGTGACCGGACTCACCGGTTTTTGCCTGCTGTATAAGCTGCTCGGGATCTCTACAAAAAAGGCCACCGAAAAGTAG
- a CDS encoding sigma-70 family RNA polymerase sigma factor, translated as MNELSIEEERELVSRAKEGDKKALAKLVDAYQEPIYHTALKMTKNEEDAEDVLQETFLTMVEKLYQFRADARLYTWLYRIAVNNVYKRTRTTQKHEAMDIDDPDVQQIHGQNLSEWPETGELLGEREWIRDVLADALNELPEKYRTIFVLRDIQGLSIKETQNILDISESNVKVRLMRARNYLREQLSTSLEEGVHYE; from the coding sequence ATGAATGAACTATCGATTGAGGAAGAACGGGAGTTGGTTTCCCGCGCCAAAGAAGGCGACAAGAAGGCGCTGGCAAAGCTCGTGGATGCCTACCAGGAGCCGATTTATCACACGGCGCTCAAGATGACCAAAAACGAAGAAGATGCAGAGGATGTTTTACAGGAGACGTTTCTGACCATGGTGGAAAAGTTGTATCAATTTCGGGCCGATGCCCGCCTGTATACATGGCTCTACCGCATTGCGGTCAACAATGTGTACAAGCGAACCCGGACAACCCAAAAACACGAAGCCATGGATATCGACGATCCGGACGTGCAGCAGATCCACGGTCAAAACCTGAGCGAGTGGCCGGAGACGGGCGAACTGTTAGGTGAGCGGGAATGGATTCGTGACGTGCTGGCCGATGCCCTCAACGAATTGCCGGAAAAGTACCGGACGATCTTTGTACTCCGGGACATCCAGGGGCTCTCCATCAAAGAGACACAGAACATCCTGGACATCTCCGAGAGTAATGTGAAGGTCCGCCTGATGCGGGCCAGAAACTATCTGCGTGAACAGCTCTCCACATCATTGGAAGAGGGGGTGCATTATGAATAA
- a CDS encoding TlpA family protein disulfide reductase yields MKYLQNPWIKFSLVIVVAGLFLWQVTGKTSDAASAADFTLTNQHGEEISLSDYRGEVVILDFWATWCPPCKAEIPGFVDLYEKYGDENLEIIGISLDRDGWNAVRPFLEEYDVNYPVALGNQQLVEQYGNIRSIPTTFVIGKDGEIRRKYVGFREDVVFEQDYREFVSE; encoded by the coding sequence GTGAAATACTTGCAAAATCCATGGATTAAATTTTCCCTTGTCATTGTAGTGGCCGGATTATTCCTCTGGCAGGTAACGGGGAAAACGTCGGACGCAGCCAGCGCGGCGGATTTTACCCTGACGAACCAGCATGGCGAAGAGATTAGTCTCAGCGATTACCGGGGCGAGGTCGTCATCCTGGACTTTTGGGCAACCTGGTGTCCACCGTGTAAGGCCGAGATTCCCGGCTTTGTGGACCTGTACGAAAAATACGGAGACGAAAATCTGGAGATCATCGGGATATCTCTGGACCGGGATGGCTGGAACGCGGTTCGTCCTTTCCTGGAGGAATACGACGTGAACTATCCGGTGGCGTTAGGCAATCAGCAATTGGTGGAGCAGTACGGGAATATTCGGAGTATACCTACAACGTTTGTCATTGGAAAAGACGGGGAAATCCGGCGGAAATATGTGGGCTTCCGGGAGGATGTAGTATTTGAGCAGGATTACCGCGAATTTGTTTCCGAATGA
- a CDS encoding YihY/virulence factor BrkB family protein, producing the protein MNRNSFLTSLRQPAEKLSLWFRHQLFPAFGYALKDFFITDRVPNLAASLAFFTLLSFIPLVVLITASFGYVMESSEVAYQQVLDLLTQIAPHSVSSTFPMINELISLRFTAGWIGALVLLWAGSRVFDILESSLNRVWTLREDRPFLKKTGLALVLVPGMALFLGASLGLSTLYSISQKFEIPWLDVRLEDIPVFWNLIGNLIPIIVSVMGFYIVYRLIAAAKVHPKDALIGALTAGLLWEIIKRGYDYWVSNIWQVSAIFGGLGTLAVFVIWVYLSCMILLFGAEVAYNWQLVEEGREDDYGYFDPE; encoded by the coding sequence ATGAACAGGAATTCCTTTCTTACCAGCCTCCGGCAGCCTGCCGAAAAACTCAGCCTCTGGTTCCGACACCAGTTGTTCCCGGCATTCGGCTATGCGTTGAAAGATTTTTTCATCACCGACCGGGTGCCGAACCTGGCTGCCAGTCTGGCGTTTTTTACGCTGCTCTCGTTTATCCCGCTTGTCGTACTGATAACCGCAAGTTTCGGGTATGTGATGGAGAGCTCTGAAGTGGCATATCAACAGGTGTTGGACCTGTTGACCCAAATCGCACCGCATTCCGTCTCCAGTACCTTTCCAATGATTAACGAACTCATCTCCCTCCGGTTTACGGCCGGGTGGATTGGTGCATTGGTGTTGCTCTGGGCCGGCAGCCGGGTGTTTGATATCCTGGAATCTTCGCTGAACCGGGTCTGGACCCTGAGAGAAGATCGTCCGTTCCTGAAGAAGACCGGCTTAGCCCTGGTGCTCGTGCCGGGGATGGCGCTGTTCCTTGGGGCATCACTGGGATTATCCACGCTTTACAGTATTTCGCAAAAATTTGAGATCCCATGGCTGGATGTTCGGCTGGAAGATATTCCGGTGTTCTGGAATTTAATCGGCAATCTTATTCCGATTATCGTGAGTGTGATGGGATTTTATATCGTATACCGGTTGATTGCCGCGGCAAAAGTGCATCCCAAAGATGCCCTCATCGGAGCGCTGACGGCTGGGCTTCTCTGGGAAATCATTAAGCGCGGTTACGACTATTGGGTTTCCAATATCTGGCAAGTCAGCGCGATTTTTGGTGGACTGGGGACTCTGGCAGTGTTTGTCATCTGGGTGTACCTGTCGTGCATGATCCTCCTCTTCGGCGCCGAAGTGGCGTACAACTGGCAGCTGGTTGAGGAAGGCCGGGAGGACGATTACGGCTATTTTGATCCAGAGTGA
- a CDS encoding zf-HC2 domain-containing protein translates to MNKSHNHQQTFQKLCDDISTDIDAELCDEVKEHLKDCPDCQVYVDTLRETVYLYRGAAKQDEDEGIPDDVSDRLFKVLKLDKIREDIKGDSL, encoded by the coding sequence ATGAATAAATCCCACAATCACCAACAGACGTTCCAGAAATTATGCGACGATATCAGCACCGATATCGATGCCGAACTCTGCGATGAGGTGAAAGAACATCTGAAGGACTGTCCCGATTGTCAGGTGTATGTGGATACGCTCCGTGAGACGGTGTATCTCTACCGTGGTGCAGCAAAACAGGACGAGGATGAAGGTATCCCGGACGACGTATCGGATCGGCTGTTCAAGGTGCTGAAACTTGATAAAATCCGTGAAGACATAAAAGGAGACTCACTATGA
- a CDS encoding citrate (Si)-synthase, with translation MANIFDKMAAIRSDICSERSLLLTEKGDEQLDTVTVKQAHGGMRGVKAMICDTSLVEPDKGLIIRGYPLLEIKDLWPEDVFLLLLTGEKPTEEDRADLLKEYDKRAEIPDHVWDVLRGMAKDSHPMTMLSTGIMALENESVFDEKYNEGVEKTDYWKYYLEDALNLLAKLPGLAAGIYKIRFDKGEPVGWTKGLDWGANYAKMLGVSDKEDFTELMRLYLMFHCDHEGGNVSANTCHTVGSALSNAYYSVSAGLNGLAGFLHGMANQECLGWILEVMDKFDGTPSEDQLRDFAWETLKSGKVIPGYGHAVLRVTDPRFKGFLEFGKEHLPEDPVFKTVHHVYNVVPDVLKEFSEERVKAGKNPIGNPWPNVDAGSGSLLYHYGLTEFSYYTVLFGISRAMGMLSQLVLNRALGVPITRPKSVGTNYIKNNV, from the coding sequence ATGGCAAATATATTTGACAAGATGGCAGCCATCCGATCAGATATTTGCAGCGAACGAAGCCTGTTACTAACGGAAAAGGGCGATGAACAACTGGATACCGTCACCGTGAAGCAAGCGCACGGCGGTATGCGCGGCGTAAAAGCGATGATCTGTGATACATCGCTAGTGGAGCCGGACAAGGGATTGATAATCCGGGGCTACCCACTCCTGGAGATTAAAGATCTCTGGCCGGAAGATGTTTTTCTCCTGTTATTGACCGGGGAAAAGCCGACGGAGGAAGATCGGGCGGATCTGCTGAAGGAATATGATAAGCGCGCCGAGATACCCGATCACGTCTGGGATGTTCTGCGCGGGATGGCAAAAGACAGCCATCCGATGACCATGCTCAGCACCGGAATTATGGCACTGGAAAATGAGAGCGTGTTTGACGAGAAGTATAACGAAGGCGTGGAAAAGACCGATTACTGGAAGTACTACCTGGAAGATGCGTTGAATCTTCTGGCGAAACTACCCGGCCTGGCTGCGGGCATTTATAAAATCCGATTTGACAAAGGTGAGCCGGTTGGCTGGACAAAAGGGCTAGACTGGGGCGCCAATTATGCCAAGATGCTTGGCGTGTCGGACAAGGAAGACTTTACGGAACTTATGCGCCTCTACCTGATGTTCCACTGTGACCATGAAGGCGGTAACGTGTCGGCGAATACGTGCCACACGGTCGGATCAGCGCTGTCGAACGCGTATTACTCTGTTTCCGCAGGATTAAACGGTTTGGCTGGTTTCCTCCACGGGATGGCCAACCAGGAATGCCTGGGCTGGATACTGGAAGTCATGGATAAGTTCGACGGTACACCCAGTGAAGATCAGCTGCGCGATTTCGCCTGGGAAACTCTGAAATCGGGTAAAGTAATTCCCGGATACGGACATGCCGTATTACGCGTAACCGACCCACGATTCAAGGGTTTTCTGGAATTCGGTAAAGAACATCTGCCCGAAGATCCGGTATTTAAAACAGTGCATCACGTCTATAACGTGGTGCCTGATGTGCTTAAGGAATTCTCCGAAGAGCGCGTGAAAGCCGGCAAAAATCCGATCGGTAATCCATGGCCAAACGTGGACGCCGGATCCGGATCACTGCTCTATCATTACGGATTAACGGAATTCTCGTACTACACCGTACTGTTCGGGATCAGCCGGGCCATGGGGATGCTCTCGCAGCTCGTGCTAAACCGTGCACTCGGGGTTCCGATTACCCGTCCGAAATCGGTTGGGACAAATTACATCAAGAATAACGTCTGA
- a CDS encoding TetR/AcrR family transcriptional regulator yields MVPKRVDKEARRRTILNAAMEIFSKKGLAGTTIQEIAEQAEIGKGTVYEYFDSKDAILAGAFDYLMEEMSSFFVREIRGDMSPEEKLRSFFQGMTQFMGSTHGDVAEMLLVFWAEGILESPVNNAGAVPGSFDLESIYTEYSAILTDIIKEGKRTGDFRSDVNSEHLAAAIIGSLDGLMLQWVIYQKDFPLENIAESYVDMVLKGVQAQ; encoded by the coding sequence ATGGTGCCCAAACGAGTCGATAAAGAAGCCCGAAGACGTACTATCCTCAACGCGGCTATGGAGATTTTCTCAAAGAAAGGGCTTGCGGGTACAACTATCCAGGAAATTGCTGAGCAGGCCGAGATAGGCAAGGGAACCGTCTACGAATACTTCGACAGTAAGGATGCTATCCTCGCTGGCGCCTTCGATTATCTTATGGAGGAAATGAGTTCATTTTTTGTTCGGGAAATCCGGGGCGATATGTCACCGGAAGAAAAGCTCCGGAGTTTTTTCCAGGGTATGACACAATTTATGGGAAGCACCCACGGTGATGTCGCTGAAATGCTGCTTGTCTTCTGGGCTGAGGGTATTCTGGAAAGTCCGGTGAATAACGCAGGGGCGGTACCCGGGAGTTTTGATCTGGAATCGATATACACCGAGTACAGTGCCATTCTAACGGACATTATCAAAGAGGGAAAACGAACCGGCGATTTCCGGTCTGACGTTAACAGCGAACATCTGGCGGCCGCTATTATCGGTTCGCTGGATGGGTTAATGCTGCAGTGGGTGATCTACCAGAAGGATTTTCCGTTGGAAAATATTGCTGAATCGTACGTGGATATGGTGTTGAAGGGGGTACAAGCGCAATGA
- a CDS encoding acetolactate synthase — protein sequence MSLKQKFAQKAIQFTLKYSSKIHGGQQIAPILKSMGVEHVFTLCGGHIAPIYLACEDEDMQVIDTRHEQAAVRAADGYARLTRNIGVAIVTAGPGVTDAITGITNAYFANSPVVIFAGLAPFDEWDRGSLQEMHQLDLVKPVTKWARTVTDPARIAEYTQSAIRQALTPPMGPTYLEIPIDILMEMISPGDVKSYSPFFAETAPEPANDALESLKSMLRQAKKPVMLAGSNIWWDGAEEALKEFATHTNLPTFLNGMARGTLPADHPAFFQYTRKHAFENADLIIIAGTPLDFRLKFGKFNNDAPLVMLDNDGSHIGNNRKVDLGVIGDLEKAFTYLSENINVDFSGWAGEIRPKEEEKQATFRSKGKSANTPITHHRFCAELAEFIDEDPIIIGDGGDIVAVGSKMIPLSHAGQWMDPGPFGCLGVGPSFAIAAHLVYPDKRVIILHGDGAFGLNGFEFDTAVRFGLPIVSVIGNDAGWGQIRNPQVAIMGENKSTGTDLAPTRYDQFVESLGGHGEFVESPDEIAPAIRRALDSGKPACVNVMLDPDTLKGGVNVMRGLSI from the coding sequence ATGTCCCTGAAACAAAAATTTGCCCAAAAAGCGATCCAGTTCACCCTCAAATATTCGTCCAAGATCCACGGCGGCCAACAGATTGCGCCGATTCTGAAGTCTATGGGCGTAGAGCATGTTTTTACGCTGTGCGGCGGGCACATTGCTCCCATTTACCTGGCGTGCGAGGACGAGGACATGCAGGTCATCGATACCCGGCACGAGCAGGCGGCCGTCCGCGCCGCAGATGGGTACGCGCGGCTCACCCGAAATATCGGCGTGGCCATCGTCACCGCCGGTCCGGGCGTCACTGATGCGATCACCGGTATCACTAATGCATATTTCGCCAATTCACCGGTAGTTATCTTCGCCGGACTGGCGCCGTTCGACGAGTGGGATCGCGGCTCCCTCCAGGAGATGCACCAACTGGATCTGGTGAAACCGGTGACCAAATGGGCTCGTACGGTTACGGATCCTGCGCGTATCGCCGAGTACACCCAGTCCGCGATCCGACAGGCGCTGACGCCGCCCATGGGGCCGACCTACCTGGAAATTCCCATCGATATCCTGATGGAAATGATCTCCCCGGGAGATGTAAAAAGCTACAGCCCATTCTTCGCGGAGACCGCCCCAGAGCCAGCGAATGACGCTCTGGAGTCCCTCAAGTCCATGCTGAGGCAGGCGAAGAAGCCGGTCATGCTGGCCGGCAGTAATATCTGGTGGGATGGAGCCGAAGAAGCGCTCAAAGAATTTGCTACACACACCAATCTGCCTACCTTCCTGAACGGGATGGCGCGCGGGACGCTGCCGGCCGATCATCCGGCGTTCTTCCAGTATACACGAAAGCACGCTTTCGAAAACGCCGATCTCATCATAATCGCCGGCACGCCACTTGACTTCCGCCTCAAGTTCGGCAAATTCAATAACGACGCTCCCCTGGTCATGTTGGATAACGACGGGAGTCATATTGGGAATAACCGCAAGGTGGATCTCGGCGTCATTGGTGATCTGGAGAAGGCGTTCACATATCTCAGCGAAAATATTAATGTCGATTTTTCCGGGTGGGCTGGCGAAATCCGGCCCAAAGAAGAGGAAAAACAGGCGACCTTCCGAAGCAAAGGAAAATCCGCAAACACTCCGATCACTCATCACCGGTTCTGCGCGGAGCTGGCGGAGTTCATCGATGAGGATCCGATTATTATCGGCGACGGTGGAGATATAGTAGCGGTCGGCTCCAAGATGATTCCGCTCTCTCACGCCGGCCAGTGGATGGATCCGGGGCCGTTCGGCTGTCTGGGCGTCGGGCCGTCCTTTGCCATCGCAGCGCACCTGGTGTACCCGGACAAGCGAGTCATCATTCTGCACGGAGATGGCGCGTTCGGTTTAAACGGATTCGAGTTCGACACCGCCGTCCGGTTCGGCCTGCCAATTGTCTCTGTTATCGGGAACGACGCCGGCTGGGGGCAGATCCGGAATCCACAGGTAGCCATCATGGGCGAAAACAAATCCACAGGAACCGATCTCGCTCCCACGCGATATGATCAGTTCGTTGAATCGTTGGGAGGTCACGGGGAGTTCGTGGAATCTCCGGATGAAATTGCCCCGGCCATCCGACGGGCACTGGATTCCGGAAAGCCGGCCTGCGTGAACGTGATGCTGGATCCGGATACATTGAAGGGCGGCGTGAATGTGATGCGGGGGTTGAGTATTTGA